AGATAGATACGGGCGGATAGAATACCGTTGAGCACGACGGCGCCGGTCTTCTCGTGGCGTTTGGTGTCGCGGAGCATGCCATCGAACGTGGGCCACTCGGAGCACTGACGCTCGCGCAGCAGGTCGATGTAGTCCTCGAAACTGCCGTGCCGGAACTCCATGTCGTCGTACTCGCGGTTCAGATCGTCGATGATCTTCACCACGTCCGGGTCGACCGGCGCGTGGTCGACCCCGTGCATCAGCAGACCCAGCCCGCTGCGGGAATAGGCGCGGTGAAACTCGATCCGCTCGCGAAACAGGTCCAGCTTCTCCCGATACGTCTTCTTGTCGCTGGTGCAGACGTTCCCGTAGCCTTCGACCATGTGACAGCCGAATACCTTCGTCCCGTCGGGACTCCGCCAGAACATCTCCGGCGCCGGCCGTTCCAGGCCCAGACCTCGCCAGAAGACGATGTTATCGACGCCAAAACCAAGCAGAATCTGCGGAATCTGGGCGACGTGGCCGAAGCAGTCGGGCAGGTAGCCGACGTTGGGGAAATGCCCGAGCCTCTCGGCGATCCGCTTGCCGCGAAGCAGGTTGCGCACCAGGGCTTCGCCGCTGACCAGGAACTCATCGGGGAGGATGTACCACGGTCCGACCAGAAGCCGGCGGCTGGCCACGTGTTGGCGGAGCCGCTCGAGGGCGTCGGGCTTGATCTCCAGGTAATCCTCAGCCACCACCGCCTGCCCGTCGAGGTTATACGCGGCGAAACGGGCATCCTTGTCTTCTAGGAGTCCGGCTACCTCATCGATCAGATCGACCAGCCGCATGCGGAACTCCTGGAACACGGCGTACCATTCGCGGTCCCAGTGGGCATGCGAGGCGACGATCATCGTGTGTTTGGTCGGCTTGCTCATCAGTTCTCACCTTTCCGGGAAAAAGCAACCCGACGATTATAGCGATCGCGGGCCCCGGAAACAGGGAATTCTTGCGGCAACCGGCCTTCGATGCTATGATTCCGCCCATTCGGAATTCTGGAACAAAGCGATGGAACAGGCGAGTTTTGTACACAACGTAGCCATTATCGTCTCCCTGGTTGTCCTGGAGGGGCTGCTCTCGGCCGACAACGCGCTGGTCCTGGCCATCCTGGTCAGGCACCTCCCCAAATCGCAGCAATCCAAAGCGCTGAAGTACGGGATCTTCGGGGCGTTTTTCTTCCGATTTTGGGGAGTGATCTTCGCGGCGTGGTTGGTGGCCTATTGGCAGTTCAAGGCGGTCGGAGCCGGCTATCTCCTCTACCTGGCATTCAAGCATTTCCTGCGCCGGTCGTCCGACCACGGCGGCGGGCGGGCCGGCTCTGCGACCATGGGATTCTGGAAGACGGTGGCGGTCGTGGAGTTGACCGACATCGCGTTCAGCGTGGACTCCATTGTGGCCGCGGTGGCCATGTCGGACCGTAAGTGGGTAATCTACACCGGTGGGGTCCTGGGCATCATCACGATGCGCTTCGTCGCGGGGGTCTTTCTGCGGATCCTCGAACGGTTCCCGCGGCTGGAAACCGCAGCCTACATGCTGGTCGCGTGGATCGGAATCAAGCTCGGGCTTTCGTGCCTCGACCAGTTGATCACCGGGCACGTCGAGCATGGACCCTACCACATGCCCCCGGTGCTGTTCTGGACCGTGATGGTCGCGATCTTCGTGGGAGGACTCCTATGGCCGGCCCCGCCGACCGCGACGCTGCACCTGGATGAAAGCGGCGGATTGACCAGGGATGAGAAGGGCTCGCGGATGCCTGCGGTGGTTCCTGCCGAGCCAGCCGTGCGGAAAAACTATTGACCAATACGGGGGTGGTCCCGGGCACCCTTCCGACCGCGGCGGTCGGGGCTTCATCGGACGCGCTGCGGTACGCTGATCCGGCTACTTCCCGCCGGCGGCCTTCTTGAACTCGGCGATCTCGGCTGGGCCTTCCACCACGTCGATGGCGATCTTGTACTCCCGGACCTGGCCGGGCCGCAACACGTCGAGCCATCCGCGTTGGCGGTCGACGTTTCGCCCTTCGACGCCGCAGTTGGCCGGCTCGATGCCCATCACGTACTGGCCGTTGGGCCCGAAGTGCTGCCAGTTGACCACGCGCGGGAAATGCTTCTTGAGGAAGGTCAGCTTGACGCCGAACTTGCGTTTCGGATTGAGCACGCCGCAGCAGACGTTGCCCGCCCGGTCGGTGTCCGGGTCGATGTAGACGCACGCCTCGCCGGTCCCGCGATGCTCGTCCAGCGGCTCGGGAACGACGCGGAGATTGCGTTTCTTGAAGTGCGCCGCCGCGTGTTCGCCGATCGGCGTGGTCTTTCCGGCGAAAAGGAACTGGGAACCCGGCTCCAGGAGCGGATAGCCGAAATTCATGTGCAGCAGCCAGGCGTGAGGCGCGTCCAGGTTGCCGCGGTTGATGAAGGTGTCCTCGATGATGATCCGGCTGCGCCCCAGCGGCGAGGTGATCGTGCGGCGAAGCTCCAGATTGGGCTCAAAGAGCTTGGCCTGGCGAACCACGCCGGTGATGCTCATCTCGGTCAGTCCGCGGAGCGGATCGGGCCCGACCACGGACTCCAGCGAGGCTGAGAGGTTCGTATGCCGCCCGTGCAGGCCCAGTTCTTCCGTCCCGTCCTTACACGGAGCGCCGGCCGACGAGGGGCCGCAACTGGCCACCAGACCGCCGAAGAACCCCCAGAGCCAATCGAGCCCGCGGTGCATGGCCATCTCCGGGCGCGGCGCGCCGCTGAGCGAAAGCCACGAGAGCGACATGCCCTTGTAGAACGCCTCGGCGATATCCAACCCACGGTCCACCAAGACCTTGTAGTGCAGACCGGACCCGGTGTTGACCCAGGCGCAGCGGGTGCCGGCGGCGGGACCATCAATCTGGCTGAGTAAATCGATCCCTCCCAGTTGAGCGGGGTTGACGACATAGGCGTGATCCGACGATAATGCCGCGGGAGACTTTTTCGCCATGATTATGCTCCTAACTTTTTGCCACCGGGCTCAGGGCGGTTTATAATTAAAGCGTTTGGATTTTACGGAGCAGTCTTATGCCGGACAAGGAAATTCTGTTGGGGCACAGCCCGGATTCGGACGACGCCTTCATGTTCTACGGGTTGACCAGCGGCAAGGTGCCGAGCGAGGGCTACGTCATCAAGCACCTGCTGTCCGACATCGAGACGCTGAACCAGTACGCCACCAACGGCAAGCTGGACCTGACCGCCATCTCGTTGCACGCCTACGCCTACGTCAAGTCGCATTACGCCCTGATGGCGTGCGGGGCGAGTATGGGGATGGGATACGGTCCGATCATCGTGGCGACCAAGCCGATGACGATTGAGGAACTCGAACGGGCGACCATTGCCGTGCCGGGCACGATGACCACCGCGTTTCTCGTGCTGCGGATGGTGCTGGGGCATTTCGACTACCAGGTGATCCCATTCGACAAGATCCTGTTCCAGGTGGCTGGAGGGTCGGTCGACGCCGGACTGATCATTCACGAGGGCCAGGTGAACTACGGGCAGATGGAGTTGCTTAACGTGCTGGACCTGGGCAAGTGGTGGTCCGACCAGACGGGGCTGCCGCTTCCGCTTGGGGTCAACGCGGTCAAGCGCGATCTGGGTCCGGCGGTGATGAAGGACCTCTCGCGTCTGGTGTTGCGGAGCATCGAGTACGGCATGGAGAACCCGGAGGAGGCCCTGGACTTCGCCCAGGACTACGCGCGCGGGCTGGACCGGCAGCAGCTCGAGACGTTCGTGCGCATGTACGTAAACCAGTGGACGCTCCGGTGCGGGCCGGAAGGAACGAAGGCCATCAACGAGTTGCTCTACCGGGCGGAGACCGAGCGGCTGATCCCGCCGACTCTCCCGGTCGATTTCGTGTGACGCGAAGGATCGCAGCGGCATGAATGACAATGGCGGCGTCAAGTATCCCTCTCCGTTCGAGGAGCCACTGGCCCAGCGTGCGCTTCAGGTGGCGCTGCTGACGATTGTGGCGATGGTGGTCTTCCTCTCCGGGGCCGGGCGCACCGCGTTGACCGATCCGGACGAAGGGCGCTACGCATTGGTCGCCAAACGGATGCTCCTGACCGGCGAGTGGCTGGTCCCGCAGACCGACGGCCCCTACTTCGACAAACCGCCGCTGTACTTCTGGCTGACCGCCGCCTCGTTCAAGCTGTTCGGCGCGACGGACTTCGGGGTCGATTTCGCCGCCCGCCTGGTGCCGGCGGCTGGAGCGGTTTTGGCGGTGTTGGCGACCTACCTGCTGGCCGCGGCGCTGTTTAACCACCTGGTGGCCATGATCTCGGCGGGAACGCTGCTTTCGACCGCGGCCATGATCGGGCTGGGCAAGTTCGTCCGCATGGACGTCTACCTGATCGCGTTCGTGACACTGGCGATGTGGGCGTTTATCAAGGGCTATTCCGATCCGCAGCGCCGCCGGTGGTTCATCCTGATGTATCCGCCGATCGCGTTGGGAGTGCTGACCAAGGGACCGATCGCCCTGCTGATCCCGGCGGCGGTGATTCTCCTGTTCCTGCTGCTCCAGCGGCGGCTTGGCCTGATCTGGCGTCTCAAGATCATCCTGGGCCTGGCCGTGGTCATCGCGATCGCCGGGCCGTGGTTCCTCTACATGGCCCGGGAGTTTCCCGGCGAGCCCGGCCAACCGAATTTCCTGCGTGAATTCTTCTACAGCCAACACGTGGAGCGGTTCAACAGCGACAAGCACGGCCACGCCGACGGTTCGCTGATCGAGTATTTCAGCGGTCTGGCGGTCGGCCTGCTGCCGTGGACGGGGCTGATCGCGGTGGCGGCGGCACGGCGGTTCCGGAGCGCGTGGCGAAGGGACGAGAACGACTGGCGTTCGCAGTTCCTGCTGATCTGGGCGATCTTCGTGGTGGCGTTTTTCGCCTTCAGCCAGACCAAGCTGTGGCACTACGGGTTTCCGGCGATCGTTCCGCTGGCGATCATCGGCGCCCGGTACATGTACGACTACTGGCAGAGCGACTTTCCGGCGCGGCGCCGCGAGACGAGCCTGCAGTGGGCTTACCCGCTGGCCGCGGCGGCGTCCGGGCTGATGGTGGCCCTGCTGATCGCGTTTGCGGGTCTTTCGATCTACGTGCACTTCTGGGCCAACTGGGGCGAGCTGCCGCCGCTGTTCGAGGGGTTCTGGGGGATATACGGGTGGATCATCCGGGCGTTCTACCGGCTGATCGGGGCGGCGGCGCTGGGGTTGGTGCTGCTGTCGCTGCTGCGGGGCCGCCAGTTGGAGCGGGTGGCGTGGGTGGCGGCGGCGGTGACGCTGCTGGTGGCGGTGGACCTCTCGTACAACGAGATTCCCAAGATCGCCGACGTTCACTCGACCCGCCGGCTGACCTCGAGCGTCTACAAGTACAGCCAGCCGGACGACCCGATCCTCATCAGCCCGGAACAGCGATGGTCGCTGCCGTTCTACCTGTCGCCGGTGCGGGAGAAAGACGTGCGGCAGTTGGACCACCTGGGCGAGTTCACCGGCACCTGGTCGGAGTTTCCCGGCCGCATGATGTACCTGGCCAACGACAGCGACGCCTTCAAGCAGATCCCGATCGATACGGAACACCGGATCGCCGTGCTCAACCAGTTCCAGGACGTGCGCTTGATGCTGATCCAGCCGAAGGCGGCGGCGCCGGTGGTCCCGCAACCCGGAGCCCTGCCCGCGATCCCGCCGGTGGACACGAACGTCGGGCTCGAACCGCAAACGCCGCCAACGCCGTAGCCGCGGATCAGGCCGTGCGCTTGATGACGATGGCGGTCAGATCATCCCGCTGAAGCGTGCCTTCGGCGAACCGGTTCACGTCGCGGCGAATGCCCTCCAGAATGGCCTGCGCCGAATGCTCGGCCAGATCGACCACCAGGCGTTCCAGGCGTTCGAGGCCGAACTGCTCTTCGCGCGAATTGCTCCACTCGTAAAAGCCGTCGGTGACCAGGACGACGCTCTCGCCCACCTGGAGGTGGATCGGGGCGTCCGTGTGGAATTCCATCTCGGGCAGGATGCCCAGCGGACAGGCGGTCGCGTCGAAGCGGGCAAGACGTCCGCCGCGCCGGACGTGGAGGATCGGGCCCTGGCCCGCGCTGCAGTAGTGCAGGATGTGGCGTCGCGTATCCAGAACGCCGCAGAAGGCGGTCACGAATCGGTCCGGCGGCAGGTCGGCGGCCAGACGCTTGTTGACGCATTGCAGGACCCGGCAGTGACCCAGGTCCATGCTCGACAGCAGCACGCGGAACATCGCCTGAAGCTGGGCGACCACCAGCGCCGGGGCGATCCCGTGGCCGGAGGCGTCGGCCAGCACCACGCCCAACCGATCGTCCGAAAGGCTGATGAAGTCGTAGCCGTCGCCGCCGGTCTCATCGGCGGGCCGGTTCCAGCCGACGATCTGGTAACCGTCGATCCGCGGATTGTCCCGCGGCAGCAGGCCCTGCTGGATCTCGCGGGCCAACTGCAGTTCCTGCTCCATCCGCTGCTTCTTGGCGTATTCCTGCAGCAGCCTCGCCCGCTGAAGGGCGACCGCGGCCTGCGCGCCAAGGGCCTCCAGAAGCCGCTCGTCGCCGGCTCCGAACGCACCGTCGTGCTTGTTGACGGCTTGGACGACGCCCACAAGCTGTCCGTCGTAGCCGATCAGCGGGCAACTCAGGATGTTGCGGGTCCGGTAACCGGTCTGGCGGTCCACATCGGGGTTGAAACGGTCGTCGGCGTAGGCGTCGGGAACGTTGACCAGGCACCGCTGTCGGGCGCAGGCGCCCAGAATCCCGCGATCGGC
Above is a window of Phycisphaerae bacterium DNA encoding:
- a CDS encoding TerC family protein, encoding MEQASFVHNVAIIVSLVVLEGLLSADNALVLAILVRHLPKSQQSKALKYGIFGAFFFRFWGVIFAAWLVAYWQFKAVGAGYLLYLAFKHFLRRSSDHGGGRAGSATMGFWKTVAVVELTDIAFSVDSIVAAVAMSDRKWVIYTGGVLGIITMRFVAGVFLRILERFPRLETAAYMLVAWIGIKLGLSCLDQLITGHVEHGPYHMPPVLFWTVMVAIFVGGLLWPAPPTATLHLDESGGLTRDEKGSRMPAVVPAEPAVRKNY
- a CDS encoding DUF4432 family protein yields the protein MAKKSPAALSSDHAYVVNPAQLGGIDLLSQIDGPAAGTRCAWVNTGSGLHYKVLVDRGLDIAEAFYKGMSLSWLSLSGAPRPEMAMHRGLDWLWGFFGGLVASCGPSSAGAPCKDGTEELGLHGRHTNLSASLESVVGPDPLRGLTEMSITGVVRQAKLFEPNLELRRTITSPLGRSRIIIEDTFINRGNLDAPHAWLLHMNFGYPLLEPGSQFLFAGKTTPIGEHAAAHFKKRNLRVVPEPLDEHRGTGEACVYIDPDTDRAGNVCCGVLNPKRKFGVKLTFLKKHFPRVVNWQHFGPNGQYVMGIEPANCGVEGRNVDRQRGWLDVLRPGQVREYKIAIDVVEGPAEIAEFKKAAGGK
- a CDS encoding ABC transporter substrate-binding protein; translated protein: MPDKEILLGHSPDSDDAFMFYGLTSGKVPSEGYVIKHLLSDIETLNQYATNGKLDLTAISLHAYAYVKSHYALMACGASMGMGYGPIIVATKPMTIEELERATIAVPGTMTTAFLVLRMVLGHFDYQVIPFDKILFQVAGGSVDAGLIIHEGQVNYGQMELLNVLDLGKWWSDQTGLPLPLGVNAVKRDLGPAVMKDLSRLVLRSIEYGMENPEEALDFAQDYARGLDRQQLETFVRMYVNQWTLRCGPEGTKAINELLYRAETERLIPPTLPVDFV
- a CDS encoding glycosyltransferase family 39 protein, giving the protein MNDNGGVKYPSPFEEPLAQRALQVALLTIVAMVVFLSGAGRTALTDPDEGRYALVAKRMLLTGEWLVPQTDGPYFDKPPLYFWLTAASFKLFGATDFGVDFAARLVPAAGAVLAVLATYLLAAALFNHLVAMISAGTLLSTAAMIGLGKFVRMDVYLIAFVTLAMWAFIKGYSDPQRRRWFILMYPPIALGVLTKGPIALLIPAAVILLFLLLQRRLGLIWRLKIILGLAVVIAIAGPWFLYMAREFPGEPGQPNFLREFFYSQHVERFNSDKHGHADGSLIEYFSGLAVGLLPWTGLIAVAAARRFRSAWRRDENDWRSQFLLIWAIFVVAFFAFSQTKLWHYGFPAIVPLAIIGARYMYDYWQSDFPARRRETSLQWAYPLAAAASGLMVALLIAFAGLSIYVHFWANWGELPPLFEGFWGIYGWIIRAFYRLIGAAALGLVLLSLLRGRQLERVAWVAAAVTLLVAVDLSYNEIPKIADVHSTRRLTSSVYKYSQPDDPILISPEQRWSLPFYLSPVREKDVRQLDHLGEFTGTWSEFPGRMMYLANDSDAFKQIPIDTEHRIAVLNQFQDVRLMLIQPKAAAPVVPQPGALPAIPPVDTNVGLEPQTPPTP
- a CDS encoding SpoIIE family protein phosphatase, with the translated sequence MAEPIELTGAVAILEVARRLGATIDLDELLDLIVNETIKVLACDRASIFLHEADAHEFVTKVAHGLGLVRLSADRGILGACARQRCLVNVPDAYADDRFNPDVDRQTGYRTRNILSCPLIGYDGQLVGVVQAVNKHDGAFGAGDERLLEALGAQAAVALQRARLLQEYAKKQRMEQELQLAREIQQGLLPRDNPRIDGYQIVGWNRPADETGGDGYDFISLSDDRLGVVLADASGHGIAPALVVAQLQAMFRVLLSSMDLGHCRVLQCVNKRLAADLPPDRFVTAFCGVLDTRRHILHYCSAGQGPILHVRRGGRLARFDATACPLGILPEMEFHTDAPIHLQVGESVVLVTDGFYEWSNSREEQFGLERLERLVVDLAEHSAQAILEGIRRDVNRFAEGTLQRDDLTAIVIKRTA